From one Pirellulales bacterium genomic stretch:
- a CDS encoding helix-turn-helix transcriptional regulator — MVTNPDLLRGALEPVILELISAGASYGYEIAKAVQESSGGELLAQEGTLYPALHRLEKRGYLRATWKASPEGRQRKHYRVTGEGRRYLESLRTEWATFSKTVNRILGIAHVGIVTA, encoded by the coding sequence ATGGTCACCAACCCCGATCTGTTGCGCGGCGCGCTCGAGCCGGTAATCCTGGAGTTGATCTCGGCGGGCGCAAGCTACGGCTACGAGATTGCCAAGGCAGTGCAGGAATCGAGCGGTGGCGAGCTGTTGGCGCAGGAAGGAACGCTTTACCCGGCCCTGCATCGCCTGGAAAAGCGCGGCTACCTGCGCGCTACCTGGAAGGCGTCGCCCGAGGGGCGTCAGCGGAAGCACTACCGCGTGACGGGCGAGGGGCGGCGCTACCTCGAGAGTCTGCGTACCGAATGGGCCACGTTCAGCAAAACGGTCAACCGCATTCTAGGGATCGCGCATGTCGGAATTGTCACGGCATGA
- a CDS encoding HAD-IA family hydrolase: protein MMNKGNDRAEYSLASIHHSSFCTHHLPRAVLFDAVGTLIRPEPSVAAAYARVGRRHGIEIAEAEMHGLFRAAMAQQDEIDRRLHAGRTSQERERERWRGIVADVFGAAPQAGAIFDDLWEHFANPQHWQLFDDASGAWQALAAAGVTIGIASNFDDRLDGICRALTPLSDCRHVFVSSRVGWRKPRPEFFAAIADELGFEPAEMLLVGDDLENDFRAARAAGWQAVLVERAESSAAGTHTDQEPRASESISSLSELLGQVRSA, encoded by the coding sequence ATGATGAACAAGGGAAACGATCGTGCGGAGTATTCCTTGGCTTCGATTCATCATTCATCATTTTGCACTCATCATTTGCCGCGTGCCGTTCTCTTCGACGCCGTGGGCACGTTGATCCGGCCCGAGCCGAGTGTCGCCGCGGCTTACGCGCGTGTGGGACGCCGCCACGGCATCGAGATCGCCGAAGCCGAAATGCACGGTTTGTTTCGCGCGGCGATGGCCCAACAGGACGAGATCGATCGCCGGTTGCACGCCGGGCGCACCAGTCAAGAGCGCGAACGTGAGCGGTGGCGCGGGATCGTGGCCGATGTCTTCGGCGCTGCGCCGCAGGCCGGTGCCATCTTCGACGATCTGTGGGAGCATTTTGCTAATCCGCAGCACTGGCAATTGTTCGACGATGCCTCGGGCGCCTGGCAAGCGCTAGCGGCGGCAGGCGTCACGATTGGCATCGCTTCGAATTTCGACGATCGATTGGATGGCATTTGCCGGGCCCTGACGCCCTTGAGCGACTGCCGGCACGTGTTCGTCTCGTCGCGTGTCGGCTGGCGCAAACCCCGGCCCGAGTTCTTCGCCGCAATCGCTGACGAACTCGGCTTCGAGCCCGCAGAGATGCTGCTCGTGGGAGACGATCTGGAGAACGATTTTCGCGCGGCCCGCGCCGCTGGCTGGCAGGCGGTGCTGGTGGAGCGGGCCGAGAGCAGCGCCGCGGGAACGCACACTGATCAAGAACCTCGAGCCAGCGAGTCGATCAGCTCGTTGAGTGAACTTCTTGGACAGGTGCGTTCGGCGTAA
- a CDS encoding DUF2147 domain-containing protein, which produces MYVNQVRDDASGHTDRGRLSEDRQFAFNRIPYKLLGASLLETSPSVGADMNRRISVAFAFAAALLAVSNLQAADKAPGDALLGKWWFPKKNGKLEVRRENGIYHGKIVAYDKEGALDKYNPDESLRKRPVVGIDMLKDFTYDPAKKQWSGGTIYDGDSGKTYNCTLWFEDGDSSQLNARGYVGISLFGRTEIFPRVTAQDEKAEAEKNAGK; this is translated from the coding sequence ATGTATGTCAACCAAGTGCGCGATGATGCAAGCGGCCACACCGATCGCGGGCGATTGAGCGAAGATCGGCAGTTTGCCTTTAACCGGATTCCCTATAAACTCCTGGGTGCATCGCTTCTCGAAACCTCGCCATCCGTGGGTGCAGACATGAATCGCCGCATTTCGGTCGCCTTTGCCTTTGCCGCCGCGCTCTTGGCCGTGTCGAACTTACAAGCTGCCGACAAGGCGCCGGGCGATGCCCTGCTCGGCAAATGGTGGTTCCCGAAGAAGAACGGCAAGCTGGAGGTGCGCCGCGAGAACGGTATCTACCACGGCAAGATCGTCGCCTACGACAAGGAAGGCGCGCTCGATAAATACAATCCCGACGAGTCGCTGCGCAAACGCCCGGTCGTGGGCATCGACATGCTCAAGGACTTCACCTACGACCCGGCCAAGAAGCAATGGTCCGGCGGAACGATCTACGACGGCGACAGCGGCAAGACCTACAACTGCACGCTGTGGTTCGAGGACGGCGACAGCAGCCAATTGAACGCCCGCGGCTACGTGGGCATCTCGCTCTTCGGGCGGACGGAAATCTTTCCGCGGGTGACCGCGCAGGATGAAAAGGCCGAGGCCGAGAAAAACGCCGGCAAATAA